A genomic window from Brevibacillus agri includes:
- a CDS encoding TetR/AcrR family transcriptional regulator → MPLSDAQVQKMKQKRETILEQAIQMFAEHGYNDTTIAKVAKASGVSFGSVFTYFENKDQLFYAAVVEPLRVYAKELLDFDSNAEDTVAELRKMVTAHIKIFSSFETYLRLVVQVIGYHNRFAEPFAELDAFHNTFRGKIGELVKKGQEQGQLQVRDANYAATAYTSLLIGLRVNLTDSPDSQMWEKFVPFAMQLFGPKGE, encoded by the coding sequence ATGCCGCTTTCTGATGCACAGGTGCAAAAAATGAAGCAAAAGCGGGAAACGATTCTGGAACAAGCGATCCAGATGTTTGCCGAGCACGGCTACAATGACACGACGATCGCCAAAGTCGCAAAGGCGTCCGGTGTCAGCTTTGGCAGCGTGTTTACGTATTTTGAAAACAAAGACCAGCTTTTTTACGCGGCGGTCGTGGAGCCGCTGCGAGTGTATGCAAAAGAGCTGCTCGACTTTGACTCGAATGCGGAGGACACTGTCGCGGAGCTGCGAAAGATGGTGACGGCGCACATCAAAATCTTTTCCAGCTTCGAGACGTATTTGCGGCTCGTCGTGCAAGTCATCGGCTACCATAACCGCTTTGCCGAGCCGTTTGCGGAGCTGGATGCGTTTCACAACACGTTTCGGGGAAAAATCGGCGAGCTGGTGAAAAAGGGCCAGGAGCAGGGCCAACTGCAAGTCCGGGACGCCAATTACGCGGCGACTGCTTACACCAGCTTGCTGATCGGTTTGCGGGTCAATCTCACCGATTCGCCGGACAGCCAGATGTGGGAAAAGTTCGTGCCGTTTGCGATGCAGCTTTTTGGACCGAAAGGCGAGTAA
- a CDS encoding N-acetyltransferase → MSVVKALTVRQAMMKDVDAMLEIINEYAQQGLMLPRTKLSVCENLQSFIVAHDGDTVVGVAGLHILWEDLAEIRSLAIAEKAKGMGVGKHLVLHLVEQCRNLGIKRVLALTYQKAFFEKCGFWIVAKETLPQKVWKDCINCSKLPMCDEIAMIFETA, encoded by the coding sequence ATGAGCGTTGTAAAAGCGCTGACAGTACGTCAGGCAATGATGAAGGACGTCGATGCCATGTTGGAGATCATTAATGAATATGCACAACAGGGATTGATGCTGCCGCGTACGAAACTTTCTGTCTGTGAAAATTTGCAGTCATTTATCGTCGCTCATGATGGAGATACAGTGGTGGGAGTTGCCGGACTGCATATTTTGTGGGAGGATTTGGCCGAAATTCGCTCGCTGGCGATTGCGGAAAAAGCAAAGGGCATGGGCGTGGGCAAGCATCTCGTTCTCCATCTGGTAGAGCAGTGCCGCAACCTGGGAATCAAGCGGGTGCTTGCGTTGACTTATCAAAAAGCTTTTTTTGAAAAATGCGGATTCTGGATCGTCGCGAAGGAAACGTTGCCGCAAAAGGTGTGGAAAGACTGCATCAACTGTTCCAAACTGCCGATGTGCGACGAGATCGCGATGATTTTTGAGACAGCCTGA
- a CDS encoding GTP pyrophosphokinase — MHKLDWELYLLPFEQAVEEIKVKIKNIRNELRKRKEHSPIEFAVGRVKSIPSIYNKANRLQFPIDENICWEIRDIAGVRVICQFIDDIPAVVEMIRKRGDMRVYLEKDYVSTPKESGYRGYHLAVEYPIMMAGGQVTIPVEIQIRTLGMNFWATIEHSLNYKYEGIIPSNIRQRLFEAAKASYKLDSEMNNIRDEIKEAQAEFTKKEVPMESLLSLVELDLDVDAGLMDGSHNERNENEDDDH; from the coding sequence GTGCACAAACTAGATTGGGAACTTTATTTGCTGCCGTTCGAGCAAGCTGTAGAAGAGATCAAAGTCAAAATCAAAAATATCCGCAACGAGCTGCGCAAGCGCAAGGAGCATTCTCCCATTGAGTTTGCCGTCGGACGGGTGAAATCAATACCGAGCATCTACAACAAGGCGAACCGCCTGCAATTTCCGATTGATGAAAATATATGCTGGGAGATCAGAGACATCGCGGGTGTTCGCGTCATCTGCCAGTTTATTGACGATATACCCGCCGTAGTGGAGATGATCCGCAAGCGCGGCGACATGCGCGTCTATTTGGAAAAAGACTACGTTTCCACGCCAAAAGAGAGCGGCTACCGCGGCTATCACCTGGCTGTCGAATACCCGATCATGATGGCGGGCGGTCAGGTGACGATTCCGGTGGAAATCCAGATTCGTACACTCGGCATGAACTTTTGGGCGACGATTGAACACTCGCTGAATTACAAATACGAAGGAATCATTCCGTCGAACATTCGCCAGCGCCTGTTCGAAGCCGCCAAGGCATCGTACAAGCTGGACAGCGAAATGAACAACATCCGCGACGAGATCAAGGAAGCACAGGCCGAGTTCACGAAAAAAGAAGTGCCGATGGAATCGCTGCTTTCCCTGGTAGAGCTGGATTTGGACGTCGACGCAGGACTGATGGACGGCAGCCATAACGAAAGGAACGAAAACGAAGATGACGACCATTAA
- the pepV gene encoding dipeptidase PepV has protein sequence MTTINWLEETNKLKDELIATTQEFLRIKSVLDPATAREGAPFGEGIRAALDFALNVCEKAGMTTKDVRGYAAHAEFGQGKELVGILSHVDVVPEGDGWSTPPYAAEIVDGKLVARGAIDDKGPTMAAIFAAKVVMNLGLPLSKRVRFIFGTDEESSWQCVKTYFETEEMPTMGFTPDADFPLIYAEKGLTDLTLHQTYAAFQQLGKPVAEQAEAKLVSLQAGLRMNMVPDKAVATLTPLSVDSQTIIDRYRKHLEQTGLKGLAEEKDGSVVLHMEGVSVHGMDPKKGVNAGTELIHFLRTLALDARAAVYAEAADRYLHKQHGGEALGIAHDDEEMGALTLNTGVLEYAAEGDALFRLNIRYPHSISFAKWSAILAERFGEAAFELEVVEHLTPHRVDPNHPLVTTLQRVYTEQTGEEAGIIAIGGATYGRSLDVGVAFGPLFPGRPDSAHQRDEYILVDDLVKATAIYAQAIYELAK, from the coding sequence ATGACGACCATTAATTGGCTAGAGGAAACAAACAAGCTCAAGGACGAGCTGATTGCCACCACCCAGGAGTTTTTGCGGATCAAAAGCGTGCTCGATCCGGCTACCGCTCGCGAGGGAGCGCCGTTTGGCGAAGGCATCCGCGCCGCGCTGGACTTTGCCTTGAACGTCTGCGAAAAGGCCGGGATGACGACAAAAGATGTGCGCGGCTATGCCGCTCATGCCGAGTTCGGGCAAGGAAAAGAGCTGGTCGGCATTTTGAGCCACGTCGACGTCGTGCCGGAGGGAGACGGCTGGAGCACGCCGCCGTACGCGGCCGAGATCGTGGACGGCAAGCTGGTGGCGCGCGGAGCGATTGACGACAAAGGGCCGACGATGGCGGCGATTTTTGCAGCCAAAGTGGTCATGAACCTGGGACTGCCGCTCTCCAAGCGCGTGCGCTTTATTTTCGGAACGGACGAAGAGTCGAGCTGGCAATGCGTCAAGACGTACTTTGAAACCGAGGAAATGCCGACGATGGGCTTTACGCCTGACGCCGATTTCCCGCTGATTTATGCGGAAAAAGGTCTGACCGACCTGACCTTGCACCAGACGTACGCCGCGTTCCAACAGCTCGGCAAGCCTGTAGCGGAGCAGGCGGAAGCCAAGCTTGTGTCATTGCAGGCGGGCTTGCGGATGAACATGGTGCCGGACAAAGCGGTGGCGACACTCACGCCGCTTTCCGTGGACAGCCAGACGATTATCGACCGCTACCGCAAGCACCTGGAGCAGACAGGCTTGAAAGGGCTGGCGGAAGAAAAGGACGGTTCGGTCGTCTTGCACATGGAGGGCGTCTCCGTACACGGAATGGACCCGAAAAAAGGCGTCAACGCGGGCACGGAGCTGATTCACTTCCTGCGGACGCTCGCTCTCGACGCGCGCGCAGCCGTGTACGCAGAGGCGGCAGACCGCTACCTGCACAAGCAGCACGGCGGGGAAGCGCTCGGAATCGCGCATGACGACGAGGAGATGGGCGCGCTTACGCTGAACACGGGCGTACTGGAATACGCAGCGGAAGGGGACGCGCTGTTCCGCCTGAACATTCGCTACCCGCACTCCATTTCGTTTGCAAAATGGTCGGCGATCCTCGCTGAGCGCTTTGGCGAGGCCGCGTTCGAACTGGAAGTCGTGGAGCATCTGACGCCGCATCGCGTCGATCCGAACCATCCGCTGGTGACTACGCTGCAACGGGTGTACACCGAGCAGACAGGCGAAGAGGCAGGCATCATCGCCATCGGCGGCGCCACCTACGGCCGTTCGCTGGATGTGGGCGTGGCGTTCGGGCCGCTGTTCCCGGGGCGTCCGGACAGTGCCCATCAGCGGGACGAGTACATTTTGGTCGACGATCTCGTCAAGGCGACCGCGATTTACGCGCAGGCGATTTACGAGTTGGCCAAATAA
- a CDS encoding TetR/AcrR family transcriptional regulator: MTTRRERKKRETREKIFNAAIKLFKLHGFEATTIDMISEEADVARGTIFLHFTSKEAILANWGYERLHEIEERRQEWDYGDDCKSKVLRIYKIMNEVTITNFDFIKVVVESSMKHRKVLENEKNMYFELRQLFADLIEEAQEKQQLKTKFNPLVAANMLENIYYNALYDWVRSEGAWALEEIMEEKVSIVFEGLVVD; this comes from the coding sequence TTGACGACGAGACGGGAGCGAAAAAAGCGGGAAACTCGCGAAAAAATATTCAATGCCGCGATCAAGCTGTTCAAGCTGCACGGCTTTGAAGCCACGACCATCGACATGATCTCGGAAGAAGCAGACGTCGCGCGCGGCACCATTTTTCTGCATTTCACGTCAAAGGAAGCGATCCTCGCGAACTGGGGATACGAGCGGCTTCATGAAATCGAAGAGCGCCGCCAGGAATGGGATTACGGGGACGATTGCAAGTCCAAGGTCTTGCGAATTTACAAGATCATGAACGAGGTGACGATCACGAACTTCGACTTCATCAAGGTCGTCGTGGAATCGTCAATGAAGCATCGCAAAGTGCTGGAAAACGAAAAGAACATGTACTTCGAGCTGCGGCAACTGTTCGCCGATCTGATCGAGGAAGCGCAGGAAAAACAGCAGCTCAAGACCAAGTTCAATCCGCTCGTAGCGGCGAACATGCTGGAAAACATTTACTACAACGCTCTGTACGACTGGGTGCGCAGCGAAGGCGCATGGGCGTTGGAAGAGATTATGGAAGAGAAGGTTTCGATCGTATTCGAAGGGCTGGTCGTGGATTAA
- a CDS encoding methyl-accepting chemotaxis protein: MKLGARVLIVLLVASIVPLTAAGVFAYQETKQELLDGSAAKLEALRLSNKEQVENYFRERTRNVDTLAASGTVISALSVFQELWQEGRESAAYKEAEMTYAKELKMEAARYGFSNAYLLNETGEIVYETKPQSDFGTNLLTGPHANSVLGQTVQQVVKGQSAEVSDLGRYEPSGNVPGVYIAAPIYEKGFMMGQLAVEVPLDYISRLLNQREGLGETGKIYLVGPDKLMRSQLGSGQETILQQAVDTPIIERVFQAEGFAGTEQSVDFRGQPVLVSFDQIKVAKHTWAILAEIDMTEILAGPNRIQTAMIVFNGVVLLLIVAISLYTAGWLRRSFSGMLHVAERIGHGDFTTAVPDKLLKRKDELGELARSLSTMQKQLHGILVQVGQAAASVAHAVREIHGNTNEIAASSQQIVQVVDQVAASSESQMEKMGQTLNLAVDLTNDVAGVTENVRQVSLSSTEMKQHAEEGREAVTAVIISMEEINRSVAAATEVIHVLEQRSQDISRIISVITEIARQTNLLALNAAIEAARAGEHGKGFAVVAGEVRKLSEGTNEAAQQIVRMINDVQNDTMIVVAKMAEGAETTAHGMKTARQSGEMFQRIEQNILRVSAEINRVSEAFARMAPDAQQVVVVAKEVSAASVQATAGVQSISAAVEEQSAAMELIAQSADQLAKLADELRGSLAAFVLK, encoded by the coding sequence ATGAAGCTGGGCGCGCGCGTATTGATTGTGCTCTTAGTCGCGAGTATTGTACCGTTAACGGCGGCAGGTGTGTTTGCTTATCAGGAGACTAAACAGGAATTGCTGGACGGCAGTGCGGCCAAGCTGGAGGCATTGCGGCTCAGCAACAAGGAGCAGGTGGAGAATTACTTTCGCGAGCGCACCAGAAACGTCGATACGCTGGCCGCCTCGGGAACAGTGATCTCTGCCCTTTCTGTCTTTCAGGAACTGTGGCAGGAGGGAAGGGAATCCGCTGCCTACAAAGAGGCAGAGATGACCTACGCCAAGGAACTGAAGATGGAGGCCGCGCGCTACGGCTTTTCCAACGCCTACTTGCTCAATGAAACAGGCGAAATCGTCTACGAGACGAAGCCGCAGTCTGACTTCGGCACCAATTTGCTGACGGGGCCGCACGCCAACTCTGTGCTGGGGCAAACCGTCCAGCAGGTCGTGAAGGGCCAGAGTGCGGAAGTGTCTGACCTCGGCAGGTACGAGCCGTCAGGAAATGTGCCGGGTGTGTACATTGCGGCTCCGATTTATGAAAAAGGCTTCATGATGGGGCAACTCGCCGTCGAAGTGCCGCTCGATTACATTTCCCGCCTGCTGAATCAGCGCGAGGGGCTGGGCGAGACGGGAAAAATATATCTCGTCGGGCCGGACAAGCTGATGCGTTCGCAACTGGGCAGCGGCCAGGAGACGATTTTGCAGCAAGCAGTCGACACGCCGATCATCGAGCGAGTTTTCCAGGCCGAAGGGTTTGCAGGGACAGAGCAGAGCGTCGATTTTCGCGGGCAGCCTGTGCTCGTCTCGTTTGACCAGATAAAAGTCGCGAAGCATACGTGGGCGATCCTGGCCGAGATCGACATGACGGAAATTTTGGCCGGGCCCAACCGGATTCAAACCGCGATGATCGTCTTTAACGGCGTCGTCCTGCTTCTGATCGTTGCGATCTCGCTCTACACCGCGGGGTGGCTGCGGCGCTCCTTTAGCGGGATGCTGCACGTGGCGGAACGGATCGGACATGGCGACTTCACCACCGCCGTTCCCGACAAGCTGCTGAAGCGCAAGGACGAGCTGGGCGAGCTGGCCCGCTCGCTGTCCACGATGCAAAAGCAACTGCACGGCATTCTCGTGCAGGTCGGGCAAGCCGCCGCTTCCGTGGCGCATGCGGTGCGGGAAATTCACGGCAACACGAATGAAATCGCCGCGTCCAGCCAGCAAATTGTCCAGGTCGTCGATCAGGTGGCGGCGTCGAGCGAAAGCCAGATGGAAAAAATGGGCCAGACGCTCAATCTGGCGGTAGATCTGACGAACGATGTCGCTGGCGTCACCGAAAATGTGCGGCAGGTCAGCCTGTCCTCAACCGAGATGAAGCAGCACGCAGAGGAAGGCAGGGAGGCCGTGACGGCGGTCATAATCAGCATGGAGGAAATCAATCGCTCCGTAGCGGCTGCCACTGAGGTGATTCACGTGCTGGAGCAGCGGTCGCAAGATATTTCGCGGATTATTTCCGTCATTACCGAGATTGCCAGACAGACCAATCTGCTCGCGCTGAATGCGGCGATCGAGGCGGCGCGCGCCGGGGAGCATGGAAAAGGCTTCGCGGTCGTGGCCGGGGAGGTGCGCAAGCTGTCAGAAGGCACGAATGAAGCGGCGCAGCAAATTGTGCGGATGATTAACGACGTGCAAAACGACACGATGATCGTCGTAGCGAAAATGGCAGAGGGGGCCGAGACGACCGCTCACGGGATGAAAACGGCCCGCCAATCGGGGGAAATGTTCCAGCGGATCGAGCAAAATATTTTGCGCGTCTCGGCCGAGATCAACCGGGTCAGCGAAGCTTTTGCACGGATGGCGCCAGATGCCCAGCAGGTCGTAGTCGTGGCCAAGGAAGTTTCGGCAGCGTCTGTTCAGGCGACGGCTGGCGTGCAGAGCATTTCCGCAGCGGTAGAAGAGCAGAGCGCAGCCATGGAGCTGATCGCCCAATCCGCCGATCAACTGGCGAAGCTGGCTGACGAGTTGCGCGGGTCGCTCGCCGCCTTTGTGCTCAAGTAA